The Chloroflexus aggregans DSM 9485 genome segment ACGCCGGCCAACTCATAAAACCGCTGTGAACGAAATATCGCCAGCGTTCTCGCCACGAAATCGGTTGCGGGGTAGCATACACGATCGCGCGCAGCGAGCGCAACAGTTGGATCGGATACACAGCAGCCACGTCCGCTTGCCAGCCGCGTCGCAGCCAACGGGCCTCATCGTCGACCATCGCCAGCGCGCTAAGGGTTGACGGCGGCAACCGGCGGTGGGCGCAGAGCCGCAGTGCCTTCGCGTGGCGCGGGCGTAGGCCGATGGGTTGCACGGGGATGGCGGACGGAGCCGTGGCCGTCAACTGGCCGGCAAGGGCAAGACCATCGGCACTGGCGTTGTGCAACACCAAAATCCGGGGCCGGTTGGCGCGGTGCAGCGCAGCGATGATTGCCTCCAACAGCGGCCAATCGTGTACCGTGAAGACCGGGCAGGCCAGTTCGAGGTCAAAGGCATTGGCACGCAACATCGCGGCAATAGCAGCGTCTTGGCAGACCAACACCTGCGGTAATCCATAGTGGTCAAGCTCGGTCGTAGTATGAGGCGCAGCGGCGCTAACGAGTGAGGGATTAGCCGGCAATAACCCTACCGGCACGCCGTGCCGATCGATCCAGTGCCGCAACCCGCCCGCCACGGCCGTTGGCGATAACGGCGGCGGCAGTGTCAGCGCCACTCGTAGCTTGCCAAGCGCTGCACGCAAAGGCGCTAACACGGTGTAGCAGACAGCGTAAAAAAGCTGCGCCTCAGTGTAGTGTGCGCCAGCTTGTTCAAGCTGCGCGATCGAACGTTGCAAGGCTAGGGTGGTGATCGCGTGCATAGATTTACGCTGCTTTCGGCCAGCTGGTGAAGCCCAACTGCCCGGCCTTCCCGCCGGCTATCAGCATCGCCAGCAAGCGTGCTGGCGGCAGACCGTATAGCGGGGCTACGTTGCCTTTCTTCAGCCAATCGACTTCAATCGGTTTGAGCCGGGTAAAGGTCATTACTTTATTGACTAATTCCGCATCCGGTTTCACCTTCAGCAGCAACGACTCCTTTTTCTTTACTTCCAAGATGTCATGCGGATTAATTCCCAGATCAATCACCGGATGATCAACCGGCAATTGCCAGAGTTGGTAGACATCATGCACCAGCAAACAGCCATGCAAACTCGCTTCGTGCAACACATATACCGGCACGCGCCGTTCGCGCACAGCGCGCAACCACGGTTCTTGAGCGGCGTTGATCACGGGTGGCAGCGCAATCATACCGAACCGTCGCGGCAATTCGTTGGCGACAATGAACGCGCGCACCGCAGCCGATGGGCAGAGAATCGCCACGTTGACCGCATTGGGATGGATCAGTGGTTGCATCATAGAGAGCGCGATTGTTTCGTCATTCATAATCAACCATGGTGGGCGGCCATATTTGAGACTCCACGGGCGGAGGATGGTTTCTTCAAAATTGCTCAACGAAGGTAATCGTGGAGAATAACTGATACGAGTAGCGAGATACCCGGTGATAATCCATGCGAACATAACCGGTATGATGATAAAAAAAGCTGGAAGATCTAACGTGACATTTATGATTCCAAACAAAAAAGCTGTCACAATGGTCGCTAGAATATACAATCCACAAGGAAACCCGTTCGTTTTGGCCTGCTGCCGGCGCAGCAATGCGCCAAGCACTTGTTCACTCGTCAACCGGATTGTGCCGTTCTGGCTGAGTCGGTTGAGCAACTCACGCAAACCGAGATCGTGCAGCTTAAATGTATTCGCTTTTGGTTCGAGCACAAACTGTTGCCGGCATTTGCTGCATGTGCGGTTCGAACGTTCGCGGTAGCGCAATTCAGCATAACAATGTGGGCACTTCATTCGGTCGCTCCTCGCTCTAGCTGGGTTGCCAGCCAGCGTAGGCGCATTGCTAACCGCTCGCGCCATTTGAGGCGGTGATGCGCCTGCATCTGCGGCAAGGTCTGTTCCATCCGCCGCAATACCGCTGCCAATTGCGCAAAATCAACTGATTGCTCATGCTCGTGATGGTTATGATGATGATGGTGATGGTCATGAGCGTGATGAGCGCGCGCTTCGGCTTGCGCAGCAGTGATTGCGTAGTCTTCGTGGTCAAGGCCCATCCCGGTGTTGGCAATCAACAGCAGCAGAGGCTTGCCGGCCCGATTGTTGAACGTATGCGGTATCATCGCCGGAATATTGCAGCATCATCCCCGGTGTGAGCGGTACGGTCACAATATCGTCACGTTCGGCATCGTACAAGCCGCAGGCTGCATAACCAGTGCTAAACACAAAATGCTCGGCGCCATACGCATGCGGCGTAAACCCGCGATGCGCCGCGACGACTCCGAGCTTGTAGGTGGCATTGGTTGGGTTGTGGTCAGAAGTAGCAGCGCTGCCGATCAAGTAGCGGGCAACATGTCCTTGGTCGATGAATGGCAAGAGATCGTTGTCGCGCTCAGGGTCAAGTGGTTGCACACAATGCCGGCGAATGGTCAACAAACTGCCATCGCTGTCAGTAACCAAAATACTTGCCCCAACCGGTAGGATGCGTTGCAGGTTATCAATGAGCTGATGTGACATTGCTGATCTTGTGGTGAAGCAGACGATTGAGCAAACAACTTCATTGTAAAAATGGGATATTGTCTTAGTTTGAAGATCATGTTAAATAAATATTAAGTTTTTGGCATGATCGGCAGATGATTGCGCTACTCTGCCACCTCACCTACTGCTCGCCGTACTAGCGCCGCGATTTGCGCTTCAGCAGCCGGAGTAAGCTCGGTGATAGCAAAAGCGGTTGGCCACATTGCACCATCATCAAGCAACGCGCCATCGGAAAAGCCTAGCGTGGTGTAGCGCGTGTTGAATTTTTGCGCACTTTGGATAAAACAGATCACTTTGTCGTCTTTGGCATAGGCCGGCATGCCGTACCAGAGCCGTGGCGCGAGGGTGGGTGCGTTAGCGGTGATGATGGTGTGCAGACGAGTGAAGATCGTGCGTTCCGGCTCCGGCAGTTCGGCAATCTTAGCCAGCACCGCCCTAGCTTCCTCTTCCTGTTTAGCGGGCCTGCGTCGGCGGGCAGTAGCTTTAAGTTCTTGCGCGCGTTCGTGCATTGCGGCCCGTTCTTCAGCCGAGAATCCATCTTGTTCGCCGTCACCGGCGCGTTTGCTGCGTGCCATACGCGCATCTCCTTTGTTTCACTAATCGTCGTGCTGATGATAATCTACCAACGAAACTGGTTCGTTCGTTGCCGGCAAGGCAGTGCATCCGCCACAGCAGGAGCTTGCTTCGGGCGCTGCGCGTCCTCGCAATGACAAACGGGTACCTGTCATTACGAGTCGCCGATCATTGTGGAACGTCACAATCATGCCGCCTATGCGGGGGAAGGTGCTCTTGACAAAGCGGGGTGGCAATAAATCAGGATTGCGCGGTACACCGATTTGTTGCCAGAGCTGATCAATTGTAGTTGTCTTGGTTCGGATCAAGATAGTGAGCGGTGAGATAGATAGACATACAACTATTGCATCTGTAAAATTGATTTGCTATGATAGCATACTGTAAAGTGTATCTCAGTAGCATTCATTTTAGCCTATGCGTTCCACCATTCTCTTCTTCGCAGCCGTTATCTGGACACTTAGGTTGATTCCGTCCCCGCTAATAGTGCTTCCCACCACGCAGTTTAATTACGGCGAAGCTCTGCAAAAGTCGATCTTTTTCTACGAAATCCAACGTTCCGGCCGTCTACCGCCCGATAATCGGGTTCGGTGGCGTGGTGATTCGGGTCTGAACGATGGCGCCGATGTTGGTATTGACCTAACCGGTGGCTGGTATGATGCAGGTGATCATGTGAAGTTTGGGTTTCCGATGGCGGCCTCGGCTACGCTACTGGCATGGGGCGTAGTCGAATATCGGCAGGCCTACGAACAAGCCGGCCTGCTCGACGATATCTTAGCCAATTTGCGCTGGGCGACTGACTATTTCATCAAAGCTCACACAGGGCCATTTGAATTCTATGGCCAGGTGGGTGATGGTCACCTTGATCATGCATGGTGGGGGCCGGCTGAAGTGATGCCGATGCCACGACCGGCGTACAAGATCACCGCCGACTGCCCCGGTTCTGATCTCGCCGCCGAGACGGCAGCAGCTTTAGCTGCCGCATCCATCGCTTTTCGCCCGAC includes the following:
- a CDS encoding iron chaperone, giving the protein MARSKRAGDGEQDGFSAEERAAMHERAQELKATARRRRPAKQEEEARAVLAKIAELPEPERTIFTRLHTIITANAPTLAPRLWYGMPAYAKDDKVICFIQSAQKFNTRYTTLGFSDGALLDDGAMWPTAFAITELTPAAEAQIAALVRRAVGEVAE